One Euphorbia lathyris chromosome 1, ddEupLath1.1, whole genome shotgun sequence DNA segment encodes these proteins:
- the LOC136210796 gene encoding tubulin beta chain-like: MREILHIQAGQCGNQIGGKFWEVVCDEHGIDPSGNYTGNSHVQLERVNVYYNEASGGRYVPRAVLMDLEPGTMDSLRTGPYGKIFRPDNFVFGQNGAGNNWAKGHYTEGAELIDSVLDVVRKEAENCDCLQGFQICHSLGGGTGSGMGTLLISKIREEYPDRMMLTFSVFPSPKVSDTVVEPYNATLSVHQLVENADECMVLDNEALYDICFRTLKLTNPSFGDLNHLISTTMSGVTCCLRFPGQLNSDLRKLAVNLIPFPRLHFFMVGFAPLTSRGSQQYRALTIPELTQQMWDAKNMMCAADPRHGRYLTASAMFRGKMSTKEVDEQMINVQNKNSSYFVEWIPNNVKSSVCDIPPTGLAMSSTFMGNSTSIQEMFRRVSEQFTVMFRRKAFLHWYTGEGMDEMEFTEAESNMNDLVSEYQQYQDAAADHDEEEDEDAEEC, translated from the exons ATGAGAGAAATCCTCCATATCCAAGCAGGTCAATGTGGGAATCAAATTGGAGGAAAATTTTGGGAAGTTGTGTGTGATGAACATGGAATTGATCCTTCAGGGAATTATACTGGTAACTCCCATGTTCAACTTGAGAGAGTTAATGTTTACTATAATGAAGCTAGTGGTGGCAGATATGTGCCTAGAGCTGTGTTAATGGACCTTGAACCAGGGACAATGGACAGCTTGAGAACAGGTCCTTATGGGAAGATCTTTAGGCCTGATAATTTTGTTTTTGGCCAAAATGGAGCTGGGAATAATTGGGCTAAAGGTCATTATACTGAAGGTGCAGAATTGATTGATTCTGTTCTTGATGTTGTTCGTAAAGAGGCTGAGAATTGTGATTGCTTACAAG GGTTTCAAATTTGTCATTCACTTGGAGGAGGAACTGGATCAGGAATGGGAACTCTGCTGATATCAAAGATCAGGGAAGAATATCCTGATAGAATGATGTTAACTTTCTCAGTTTTTCCTTCTCCTAAGGTCTCTGATACTGTGGTTGAGCCCTATAATGCTACTCTTTCTGTGCATCAACTTGTTGAAAATGCTGATGAATGTATGGTTCTTGACAATGAGGCTCTCTATGATATCTGTTTCAGAACCCTCAAGCTCACCAATCCCAGCT TTGGTGATCTTAACCATTTGATCTCAACAACCATGAGTGGAGTAACATGCTGCCTCCGTTTCCCTGGCCAACTGAACTCTGATCTCCGAAAACTAGCTGTAAATTTGATCCCTTTTCCGCGTCTACACTTCTTTATGGTAGGATTTGCACCCCTGACCTCCCGCGGCTCACAGCAGTACCGTGCCCTCACCATCCCTGAGCTGACACAGCAAATGTGGGATGCCAAGAACATGATGTGTGCCGCTGACCCTCGCCATGGTCGGTACTTGACAGCCTCGGCTATGTTCAGAGGCAAAATGAGCACTAAAGAAGTTGACGAGCAGATGATAAATGTGCAGAACAAGAACTCATCTTATTTTGTTGAATGGATTCCTAACAATGTTAAGTCAAGTGTTTGTGACATTCCCCCAACTGGGTTGGCAATGTCATCCACATTTATGGGAAATTCGACTTCGATTCAGGAAATGTTTAGGCGCGTCTCCGAACAGTTTACTGTCATGTTTAGGAGGAAGGCGTTTTTGCATTGGTATACAGGGGAGGGAATGGATGAAATGGAGTTTACTGAGGCTGAAAGTAACATGAATGATTTGGTATCAGAATATCAGCAGTATCAAGATGCCGCGGCGGATCATGATGAGGAGGAGGATGAAGACGCTGAGGAATGCTAG